Proteins from a genomic interval of Medicago truncatula cultivar Jemalong A17 chromosome 3, MtrunA17r5.0-ANR, whole genome shotgun sequence:
- the LOC11436628 gene encoding probable galacturonosyltransferase 3 isoform X1, which yields MIMETFPLLFMLFFFFSVLFVADSTPIVASCDQCHRTKEEPDVTTTPIRNYPHDKDIDIIAAYSDASGHIRLARLKTMDLSASWVWENPTNVNTEHQNNSQGGMESLQTDSRFEDNLKHSEDEHYPEESLVQIPHSSPMTPVKIKRRMMRLQRRKARAAELVQQNKETENHTVSAAIERSKGFDTTIKGKYSIWRKEYENPNSDSTLKLMRDQIIMAKAYSNIAKSMNKTVLYEALVKHSRDSQLAIGDAHSDAELHTGALDWAKAMGHVLSMAKDQLYDCILVSRKLRAMLQSTENRANMQRKRSAFLTQLAAKTVPRPLHCLPLQLTADYYLQGYHKKGNVGKEKIEDPSLYHYAIFSDNVLATSVVVNSTAQNANEPEKHVFHIVTDKLNFEAMRMWFLTNPPSKATIDVQNIDDFKWLNSSYCSVLRQLESARLKEYYFKANHPSSLSAGSDNLKYRNPKYLSMLNHLRFYLPEVYPKLDKILFLDDDIVVQKDLTPLWSIDLKGMVIGSVETCKESFHRFDKYLNFSNPLISNNFSPDACGWAFGMNVFDLKEWKKRNITGIYHRWQDLNEDRTLWKLGTLPPGLITFYNLTYPLDRGWHVLGLGYDPALNLTEIDNAAVVHYNGNFKPWLNLAVSKYKSYWSKYVMFDNPYLQVCNLRK from the exons ATGATCATGGAGACTTTCCCACTACTGTTTAtgttgttctttttcttttcg GTTTTGTTTGTTGCTGATTCCACACCCAT AGTAGCATCTTGTGACCAATGTCATCGCACCAAGGAGGAACCAGATGTTACTACAACTCCAATCCGCAATTATCCTCATGATAAG GACATTGATATAATTGCAGCATATAGCGATGCATCCGGTCATATTCGACTAGCCAGGTTGAAAACGATGGACTTATCTGCTTCTTGGGTTTGGGAAAATCCTACTAATGTCAACACTGAACATCAAAACAACTCACAG GGAGGAATGGAGTCATTGCAAACTGATTCAAGATTTGAAGACAATCTCAAGCACTCCGAAGATGAACATTATCCTGAAGAAAGCTTAGTTCAAATTCCCCATTCCTCACCAATGACTCCAGTGAAAATCAAGCGCCGG ATGATGCGGTTACAAAGAAGGAAAGCTCGCGCTGCTGAACTTGTTCAGCAAAACAAAGAAACTGAAAATCACACTGTATCAGCAGCAATTGAACGCTCCAAAGGATTTGATACCACTATCAAGGGAAAGTATAGTATATGGAGGAAAGAATATGAAAACCCAAATTCTGATTCAACTCTTAAACTCATGCGAGACCAAATAATAATGGCCAAAGCTTATTCCAATATTGCTAAGTCTATGAACAAAACTGTTCTTTACGAAGCTCTTGTCAAACACTCCAGAGATAGTCAACTAGCTATTGGAGATGCACATTCTGATGCCGAGCTTCACACtgg AGCACTCGATTGGGCAAAAGCTATGGGTCACGTTCTTTCTATGGCAAAGGACCAACTTTATGACTGCATTTTAGTGTCTAGGAAGTTAAGGGCAATGCTTCAATCAACCGAAAATAGAGCGAATATGCAGAGGAAAAGAAGTGCATTCTTGACTCAGCTAGCTGCGAAAACAGTGCCTAGACCATTGCATTGTCTTCCCTTGCAACTCACAGCGGATTATTACCTACAGGGATATCATAAGAAAGGAAATGTTGGCAAAGAGAAGATTGAAGATCCATCTCTTTACCACTATGCTATATTTTCTGATAATGTACTTGCTACATCTGTGGTTGTTAATTCTACTGCGCAGAATGCAAACGAGCCTGAGAAGCATGTATTCCATATCGTAACTgacaaattaaattttgaagcAATGAGAATGTGGTTTCTCACTAACCCTCCTTCTAAAGCAACCATTGATGTTCAGAATATTGATGATTTCAAGTGGCTAAATTCATCGTATTGTTCTGTTTTACGTCAACTTGAATCAGCAAGACTCAAGGAGTATTACTTTAAAGCCAATCACCCTTCCTCCCTCTCTGCTGGTTCTGACAATCTAAAATATAGAAATCCCAAATATTTGTCAATGCTGAATCACTTAAGGTTCTACCTTCCTGAAGTTTATCCAAAATTGGACAAAATTCTATTCTTGGATGATGACATTGTTGTGCAGAAAGATTTGACACCCCTCTGGTcaattgatttgaaaggtatGGTGATCGGTTCAGTGGAGACATGCAAGGAGAGCTTCCATAGGTTTGATAAATACCTAAACTTTAGCAATCCACTGATCTCAAATAATTTCAGTCCCGATGCATGTGGTTGGGCATTTGGCATGAATGTCTTTGACTTGAAGGAGTGGAAGAAACGAAACATCACTGGAATCTATCATCGGTGGCAAGATCTG AATGAGGATCGAACCCTCTGGAAGCTTGGAACCTTGCCCCCAGGATTAATAACCTTTTATAATCTGACCTATCCGCTAGATCGAGGATGGCATGTTTTGGGACTTGGCTATGATCCGGCTCTGAACCTAACAGAGATAGACAATGCCGCCGTCGTTCACTACAACGGAAACTTCAAGCCATGGTTAAATCTTGCTGTTTCTAAGTATAAATCGTACTGGTCCAAATATGTTATGTTTGACAATCCATATCTTCAAGTTTGCAACCTCAGAAAATAG
- the LOC11436628 gene encoding probable galacturonosyltransferase 3 isoform X2 has protein sequence MDLSASWVWENPTNVNTEHQNNSQGGMESLQTDSRFEDNLKHSEDEHYPEESLVQIPHSSPMTPVKIKRRMMRLQRRKARAAELVQQNKETENHTVSAAIERSKGFDTTIKGKYSIWRKEYENPNSDSTLKLMRDQIIMAKAYSNIAKSMNKTVLYEALVKHSRDSQLAIGDAHSDAELHTGALDWAKAMGHVLSMAKDQLYDCILVSRKLRAMLQSTENRANMQRKRSAFLTQLAAKTVPRPLHCLPLQLTADYYLQGYHKKGNVGKEKIEDPSLYHYAIFSDNVLATSVVVNSTAQNANEPEKHVFHIVTDKLNFEAMRMWFLTNPPSKATIDVQNIDDFKWLNSSYCSVLRQLESARLKEYYFKANHPSSLSAGSDNLKYRNPKYLSMLNHLRFYLPEVYPKLDKILFLDDDIVVQKDLTPLWSIDLKGMVIGSVETCKESFHRFDKYLNFSNPLISNNFSPDACGWAFGMNVFDLKEWKKRNITGIYHRWQDLNEDRTLWKLGTLPPGLITFYNLTYPLDRGWHVLGLGYDPALNLTEIDNAAVVHYNGNFKPWLNLAVSKYKSYWSKYVMFDNPYLQVCNLRK, from the exons ATGGACTTATCTGCTTCTTGGGTTTGGGAAAATCCTACTAATGTCAACACTGAACATCAAAACAACTCACAG GGAGGAATGGAGTCATTGCAAACTGATTCAAGATTTGAAGACAATCTCAAGCACTCCGAAGATGAACATTATCCTGAAGAAAGCTTAGTTCAAATTCCCCATTCCTCACCAATGACTCCAGTGAAAATCAAGCGCCGG ATGATGCGGTTACAAAGAAGGAAAGCTCGCGCTGCTGAACTTGTTCAGCAAAACAAAGAAACTGAAAATCACACTGTATCAGCAGCAATTGAACGCTCCAAAGGATTTGATACCACTATCAAGGGAAAGTATAGTATATGGAGGAAAGAATATGAAAACCCAAATTCTGATTCAACTCTTAAACTCATGCGAGACCAAATAATAATGGCCAAAGCTTATTCCAATATTGCTAAGTCTATGAACAAAACTGTTCTTTACGAAGCTCTTGTCAAACACTCCAGAGATAGTCAACTAGCTATTGGAGATGCACATTCTGATGCCGAGCTTCACACtgg AGCACTCGATTGGGCAAAAGCTATGGGTCACGTTCTTTCTATGGCAAAGGACCAACTTTATGACTGCATTTTAGTGTCTAGGAAGTTAAGGGCAATGCTTCAATCAACCGAAAATAGAGCGAATATGCAGAGGAAAAGAAGTGCATTCTTGACTCAGCTAGCTGCGAAAACAGTGCCTAGACCATTGCATTGTCTTCCCTTGCAACTCACAGCGGATTATTACCTACAGGGATATCATAAGAAAGGAAATGTTGGCAAAGAGAAGATTGAAGATCCATCTCTTTACCACTATGCTATATTTTCTGATAATGTACTTGCTACATCTGTGGTTGTTAATTCTACTGCGCAGAATGCAAACGAGCCTGAGAAGCATGTATTCCATATCGTAACTgacaaattaaattttgaagcAATGAGAATGTGGTTTCTCACTAACCCTCCTTCTAAAGCAACCATTGATGTTCAGAATATTGATGATTTCAAGTGGCTAAATTCATCGTATTGTTCTGTTTTACGTCAACTTGAATCAGCAAGACTCAAGGAGTATTACTTTAAAGCCAATCACCCTTCCTCCCTCTCTGCTGGTTCTGACAATCTAAAATATAGAAATCCCAAATATTTGTCAATGCTGAATCACTTAAGGTTCTACCTTCCTGAAGTTTATCCAAAATTGGACAAAATTCTATTCTTGGATGATGACATTGTTGTGCAGAAAGATTTGACACCCCTCTGGTcaattgatttgaaaggtatGGTGATCGGTTCAGTGGAGACATGCAAGGAGAGCTTCCATAGGTTTGATAAATACCTAAACTTTAGCAATCCACTGATCTCAAATAATTTCAGTCCCGATGCATGTGGTTGGGCATTTGGCATGAATGTCTTTGACTTGAAGGAGTGGAAGAAACGAAACATCACTGGAATCTATCATCGGTGGCAAGATCTG AATGAGGATCGAACCCTCTGGAAGCTTGGAACCTTGCCCCCAGGATTAATAACCTTTTATAATCTGACCTATCCGCTAGATCGAGGATGGCATGTTTTGGGACTTGGCTATGATCCGGCTCTGAACCTAACAGAGATAGACAATGCCGCCGTCGTTCACTACAACGGAAACTTCAAGCCATGGTTAAATCTTGCTGTTTCTAAGTATAAATCGTACTGGTCCAAATATGTTATGTTTGACAATCCATATCTTCAAGTTTGCAACCTCAGAAAATAG